Proteins co-encoded in one Anaerobaca lacustris genomic window:
- a CDS encoding methylated-DNA--[protein]-cysteine S-methyltransferase, whose product MTASMLRYTTFDTPWGCFGLACAGERVCRTILPAPDGATVRTALLAGLERRASHDAVFEKGLARGLQQRVVAYFEGENTDFSTDPAIDLGGLGPFTQALLTACRQIPAGQTQTYAALARSIGRPHGARAAGNALAANPIPLIVPCHRVLRTDGGLGGFSALGGTAVKQRMLLHERSCRFSGERAESCGQLWAH is encoded by the coding sequence ATGACGGCGAGCATGCTGAGATATACAACTTTCGACACTCCGTGGGGCTGCTTCGGCTTGGCTTGTGCCGGCGAGCGGGTCTGCCGGACCATTCTTCCTGCGCCGGACGGCGCGACGGTCCGGACGGCATTGCTGGCGGGCCTGGAGCGGCGAGCGTCGCACGATGCCGTCTTCGAGAAGGGCCTGGCCCGCGGCCTGCAACAGCGCGTCGTCGCCTATTTCGAGGGCGAAAACACCGATTTCAGTACTGATCCGGCGATCGACCTCGGCGGTCTGGGGCCCTTTACGCAGGCCCTTCTGACGGCCTGCCGACAGATTCCGGCCGGCCAGACGCAAACCTATGCAGCCCTGGCCCGGAGCATCGGCCGTCCCCACGGGGCCCGAGCGGCCGGCAATGCCCTGGCGGCCAATCCCATCCCCCTGATCGTGCCGTGCCACCGCGTCCTGCGCACCGACGGCGGGCTCGGAGGCTTCTCCGCCCTCGGCGGAACAGCCGTGAAGCAGAGGATGCTTCTTCACGAGCGGTCCTGCCGTTTCTCTGGAGAACGAGCGGAATCGTGCGGGCAGCTATGGGCACATTGA
- a CDS encoding Gfo/Idh/MocA family protein — MDALNRRAFLRHSFGAVGALALWPSARALGANDKIVMGVMGLGGRGTYLAEKFAERPDVEVAYLCDPNTRRFARAREAVEEAQDRSPKMVQDFRRMLDDKSVDVLINATPDHWHAPASILACQAGKDVFVEKPLAHNIWEGRKMVEAARKYQRVIQVGMQSRSAPYAHKARDYIRAGKLGDVYLVRVYNMMQHPKRPDTPDGPVPDGFDYDLWCGPAPKRPYNPSRQWLNQFDYSCGPIAGDAVHQFDLARFLVGDPLYPSAVSQTGAIRSLRDGRDMPDTQMALFEYEGLTMTLDASLWTPYMKKIPASIRDSDRFPDWPFCSTKVEVLGTEGFMVFGRHGGGWQAYDGNCELVHSEFGRQGDKEHQDNFIECIRSRKRPTSDVEIGHLSVLPFHIANISYRVGNQRLQFDLATESFTNCDEANQYLKRQYRPGWTIPENV, encoded by the coding sequence ATGGACGCATTGAATCGTCGCGCATTCCTGAGACACTCCTTTGGTGCGGTCGGTGCACTGGCCCTGTGGCCGTCGGCCCGGGCGCTGGGGGCCAACGACAAGATCGTAATGGGCGTGATGGGCCTGGGCGGTCGCGGCACGTATCTGGCCGAGAAGTTCGCCGAGCGGCCCGACGTCGAGGTCGCCTACCTGTGCGACCCGAACACGAGGCGATTCGCCCGGGCGCGCGAGGCGGTCGAAGAGGCCCAGGACCGCAGCCCCAAAATGGTCCAGGACTTCCGCAGGATGCTCGACGACAAGAGCGTGGACGTGCTGATCAACGCGACGCCGGACCACTGGCACGCTCCGGCCTCGATCCTGGCCTGCCAGGCGGGCAAGGACGTCTTCGTCGAGAAGCCGCTCGCCCACAACATCTGGGAGGGCCGCAAGATGGTCGAGGCCGCCCGCAAGTACCAGCGCGTGATCCAGGTCGGCATGCAGTCGCGCAGCGCCCCGTATGCACACAAGGCCAGGGACTACATCCGCGCCGGCAAGCTGGGCGACGTCTATCTGGTTCGCGTCTACAACATGATGCAGCACCCCAAGCGGCCCGATACGCCGGACGGACCTGTCCCGGACGGTTTCGATTACGACCTCTGGTGCGGACCGGCGCCGAAACGGCCGTACAATCCGTCGCGTCAGTGGCTCAATCAGTTCGACTACAGTTGCGGCCCGATCGCCGGCGACGCCGTACATCAGTTCGACCTAGCTCGGTTCCTCGTCGGCGATCCGCTCTATCCAAGCGCTGTTTCACAGACGGGCGCCATCCGCTCGCTTCGCGACGGAAGGGACATGCCCGACACGCAGATGGCGCTGTTCGAATACGAGGGGCTGACAATGACGCTCGATGCGTCGCTGTGGACGCCGTACATGAAGAAGATCCCCGCGAGCATTCGCGATTCCGACCGGTTCCCCGACTGGCCGTTCTGCAGTACGAAGGTCGAGGTCCTGGGCACGGAAGGGTTCATGGTCTTCGGCCGGCACGGCGGCGGCTGGCAGGCCTACGATGGCAACTGCGAGCTGGTCCACTCGGAATTCGGCCGCCAGGGGGACAAGGAGCACCAGGACAACTTCATCGAATGCATTCGCAGCCGGAAGAGGCCGACATCCGATGTCGAGATCGGGCATCTCTCCGTGCTGCCGTTCCACATCGCCAATATCTCCTATCGCGTCGGCAACCAGCGTCTGCAATTCGACCTGGCAACCGAGTCGTTCACGAACTGTGACGAGGCCAATCAGTACCTCAAGCGCCAGTACCGCCCCGGCTGGACCATCCCGGAGAACGTATGA
- a CDS encoding PDZ domain-containing protein: MPSDVRRTTLLTVAVLVWTLAGCRTVNRGLTEAVLDGEHARQWHIRYGSQSFYSLGDEGLAKIEFEGLIDRERVRVRYQRGMQGQAECVADVTTRLIEQVELRVGMTITTSTTIDLLRFDEPPQNFDIQLTVEPNEFPLPLFVRAGDESCTSILAQNRSYPYVLMHELVETSLAARAGGRVLPDVGYGWFGLGGSVNNYTRWFRDGLANYAGYLACEILSDEMDCPECPTRVAPLLHTSPLSRLATVRTRLFSWSQSSPSEHEREHYNAALGLFLLIEDRFGQQTIRDILADVATRETVDGRDLRAIASQVIGTDVKQFVADFEFPMIGGVLTPVTRALAANKGLNVAEGLLLEFVEPDGPADRAGLRPDDVIVAAASAPVADTIDFELALLRAGRPASIPLAIWRKDAGTIDVEFPLLYPGKD; the protein is encoded by the coding sequence ATGCCGTCGGACGTCCGACGGACGACGTTGTTGACCGTTGCGGTGCTGGTCTGGACCTTGGCCGGCTGCCGAACGGTCAACAGGGGTCTCACCGAGGCCGTCCTGGATGGCGAGCACGCCAGGCAGTGGCACATCCGCTATGGTAGTCAGAGCTTCTACAGCCTCGGCGATGAGGGGCTGGCCAAGATCGAATTCGAAGGCCTCATCGATCGTGAGCGGGTCCGCGTGCGATACCAACGCGGCATGCAGGGCCAAGCCGAGTGCGTCGCCGATGTGACAACGCGCCTGATCGAGCAGGTCGAATTGCGGGTGGGCATGACCATCACCACATCAACTACCATCGATCTCTTGCGATTCGACGAGCCGCCCCAGAACTTCGACATCCAACTGACGGTCGAGCCGAACGAGTTCCCCCTGCCGTTGTTCGTCCGCGCCGGCGACGAGTCGTGCACATCGATCCTGGCCCAGAACCGCAGCTACCCCTATGTTCTGATGCACGAACTGGTTGAGACCTCGTTGGCCGCCCGCGCGGGCGGGCGGGTCCTTCCCGACGTGGGATACGGCTGGTTTGGGCTTGGTGGGTCGGTCAACAACTACACCCGCTGGTTCCGCGATGGCTTGGCCAACTACGCCGGCTACCTGGCCTGCGAGATCCTCTCCGACGAGATGGACTGCCCGGAATGCCCGACGCGCGTCGCACCCCTTCTGCACACCAGCCCGCTCTCAAGGCTGGCCACGGTCAGGACGCGCCTGTTTTCCTGGTCGCAGTCGTCGCCCAGCGAGCACGAACGCGAGCACTACAACGCCGCACTGGGCCTGTTCCTGCTGATCGAGGACCGGTTCGGGCAGCAGACGATTCGCGATATACTGGCCGACGTCGCTACGCGAGAGACCGTAGACGGACGGGACCTCCGCGCGATCGCAAGCCAGGTCATCGGCACCGACGTCAAACAGTTCGTCGCCGACTTCGAGTTTCCCATGATCGGCGGTGTACTGACGCCCGTCACCCGGGCGCTGGCCGCCAACAAAGGCCTTAACGTGGCCGAGGGCCTGCTTCTCGAGTTCGTCGAGCCAGACGGCCCGGCCGACCGGGCGGGACTGAGGCCCGACGACGTGATCGTAGCGGCCGCTTCGGCTCCGGTAGCCGACACGATCGACTTTGAACTGGCCCTGTTGCGGGCCGGCCGGCCGGCCTCCATCCCGCTGGCGATCTGGCGAAAGGACGCCGGAACGATCGACGTCGAATTCCCCCTGCTGTACCCCGGCAAGGACTGA
- the tpiA gene encoding triose-phosphate isomerase — protein sequence MRKPFVAGNWKMNTDCGSGVALAKAVVDGASALAGGSVDVAVIPPFVYLSAVGQAVSSSGVALGAQDVYFEAKGAFTGEISAAMLKDVGCTYVLCGHSERRHVLGESDELVNRKLTASLSGGLLPILCVGELLEERDASQTEQVVERQTRAGLAGLSAEKVSAVTIAYEPVWAIGTGRTATREQAQEVHAFIRRLLAEMYDEAVAQEMRILYGGSVKADNAEELMGQEDVDGCLVGGASLKADDFVQIIEAAA from the coding sequence ATGAGAAAACCGTTTGTAGCCGGGAACTGGAAAATGAACACGGACTGCGGTTCGGGCGTGGCCTTGGCCAAGGCCGTCGTCGACGGCGCGTCGGCGCTGGCCGGCGGCAGCGTGGACGTGGCGGTGATCCCGCCGTTCGTCTATCTGTCGGCGGTCGGGCAGGCCGTCAGTTCGTCGGGTGTCGCGCTCGGTGCCCAGGACGTTTACTTCGAGGCCAAAGGGGCCTTCACCGGGGAGATCAGCGCGGCCATGCTCAAAGACGTCGGCTGCACCTACGTTCTCTGCGGGCACTCGGAGCGTCGCCACGTTCTGGGCGAGAGCGACGAGTTGGTCAACAGGAAGCTGACGGCTTCGCTTTCCGGCGGTCTGCTGCCGATCTTGTGCGTCGGCGAGTTGCTCGAAGAGCGGGACGCCTCGCAGACCGAGCAGGTCGTCGAGCGACAGACCCGCGCCGGTCTGGCCGGGCTCAGCGCCGAGAAGGTTTCCGCTGTCACGATCGCATACGAGCCGGTCTGGGCGATTGGCACGGGGCGAACGGCGACGCGCGAGCAGGCCCAGGAGGTTCACGCCTTCATCCGCAGGCTGCTGGCCGAAATGTACGATGAGGCCGTCGCTCAGGAAATGCGCATCCTCTACGGCGGGTCGGTCAAGGCCGACAACGCCGAGGAACTGATGGGCCAGGAGGACGTGGACGGCTGTCTGGTCGGTGGGGCCAGTCTGAAAGCCGATGATTTCGTGCAGATCATCGAGGCCGCCGCTTGA
- the secG gene encoding preprotein translocase subunit SecG has translation MTVVPILAVGILMKLVAVLFVLVSIVLVLVILVQKGRGGGLSGAFGGGMAGGLLGSKTGDFLTWVTIILVAVFLTLAVVMNKFYRPTISDYSSETTTAPQTMPESPTPAVSEPAPQAEPDLGEEAGGSNP, from the coding sequence ATGACTGTTGTACCGATTCTGGCAGTTGGCATTCTGATGAAGCTGGTCGCCGTGCTGTTCGTCCTCGTTTCGATCGTGCTGGTCCTGGTGATCCTGGTCCAGAAAGGTCGCGGCGGGGGACTGTCGGGGGCGTTTGGCGGCGGCATGGCCGGTGGTCTTCTGGGCTCGAAGACGGGCGACTTCCTGACATGGGTGACCATCATCCTGGTGGCGGTTTTCCTGACACTGGCCGTGGTGATGAACAAGTTCTATCGGCCCACGATCAGTGACTACAGCTCGGAGACGACGACCGCACCGCAGACGATGCCCGAAAGCCCGACACCGGCCGTCAGTGAGCCGGCCCCGCAAGCGGAGCCCGACCTGGGCGAAGAGGCAGGCGGATCGAACCCGTAG
- the pheA gene encoding prephenate dehydratase has translation MSLDDLRNRIDEIDLELVKLLNERARVVVEVGKLKSRTDGPIYAPDREKQVLAKIRRANQGPLPDRTLVAIWRELMSGSFVLEKPLRIAYLGPAGSFSHTAAMLKFGQSVEYEPLADIRSVFDEISKEHCDLGIVPIENSTGGGVIETLDALIETDVKVCAEVLMAVHHNLLANCLLEDVEKIYSKPEVFAQCRNWLTATFKEAKTIPVASTARAAQMAAEEPNTAAIGSKIAAELYGLKMICENIEDIANNITRFLVVSKEDAKPTGEDKTAILFSTAHKAGALADVLEVFKKYNINMTNIESRPSKKRGWEYYFFVDFLGHHTEERIQIGLEESRQHCLQLSILGSFPRATELL, from the coding sequence ATGTCGTTGGACGACCTGCGCAATCGAATAGATGAGATCGACCTCGAGTTGGTCAAGCTGCTCAACGAGCGAGCGCGAGTGGTTGTGGAAGTGGGCAAGCTCAAGAGCCGCACCGACGGGCCGATCTATGCGCCCGACCGCGAGAAGCAGGTGTTGGCCAAGATTCGCCGGGCCAACCAGGGGCCTCTGCCGGATCGGACGCTGGTTGCGATCTGGCGGGAGCTGATGAGCGGGTCGTTCGTGCTGGAGAAGCCGCTTCGCATCGCCTATCTCGGCCCGGCGGGCAGCTTCAGCCACACCGCCGCGATGCTCAAGTTCGGCCAGAGCGTCGAGTACGAACCCCTGGCCGACATCCGCAGTGTCTTCGACGAGATCAGCAAGGAACATTGCGACCTCGGCATCGTTCCGATCGAGAATTCGACCGGAGGCGGCGTCATCGAGACGCTCGACGCACTGATCGAGACGGACGTGAAGGTCTGTGCCGAGGTGCTGATGGCCGTCCACCACAACCTGCTGGCCAACTGCCTGCTGGAGGACGTCGAGAAGATCTACTCGAAACCCGAAGTGTTCGCCCAGTGTCGCAACTGGTTGACCGCGACGTTCAAGGAGGCCAAGACGATCCCCGTCGCCTCGACGGCGCGGGCGGCGCAGATGGCGGCCGAGGAGCCGAATACCGCCGCCATCGGATCGAAGATCGCCGCCGAACTCTATGGGCTGAAAATGATCTGCGAGAACATCGAGGACATCGCCAACAACATCACGCGGTTCCTCGTCGTCAGCAAAGAGGACGCCAAACCGACCGGCGAGGACAAGACGGCGATCCTCTTCAGCACCGCCCACAAGGCCGGGGCCCTGGCCGACGTGTTGGAGGTCTTCAAGAAGTACAACATCAACATGACGAACATTGAATCGCGGCCGAGCAAGAAACGCGGATGGGAGTACTATTTCTTCGTCGATTTCCTCGGACACCACACCGAGGAGCGAATTCAGATCGGCCTGGAAGAGTCGCGGCAGCATTGCCTGCAACTGTCGATCCTGGGCAGCTTCCCGCGAGCCACCGAGTTACTGTGA
- a CDS encoding formylglycine-generating enzyme family protein, whose amino-acid sequence MARQRRLRSIGVCAVIWLALCAGAEARWLPTHDVKVRVEHTELGGPRVAVEYELTDPNISPESPAYVFLRYSRDFGDNWQLVPMDALQGNGFDIVERPGRKEVFWWGTDQTVATDPEQIEVRVRAIAMARIPAGRFVMKALPGGGRDESRKTGPDTNLPLYFMAKCETTVAMYADYLNEVGGDGAGWNPRMARADRCGIVQESNHTYSVAPGREDYPVTYVSWYDAMGFLRWCGLRLPTEAEWEKAVRGGLYLDGDQTRAQPNPKPERRYPWGDEAPDEGGVYRCNFDGEDDGFERLAPVGRFGKFASPYGICDLAGNVAEWTLDWYSTSYHVGLDGFRTVRGGSWMAVPEGCDAVTGATQLPLQESSIMGFRGVRATATAP is encoded by the coding sequence ATGGCAAGACAGAGGAGGCTTCGAAGTATCGGGGTTTGCGCCGTTATTTGGCTGGCGTTGTGCGCCGGTGCGGAAGCGAGATGGCTGCCGACGCACGACGTGAAGGTGCGGGTCGAGCACACCGAATTGGGTGGGCCTCGGGTCGCCGTCGAGTATGAGCTAACCGACCCGAACATCTCGCCGGAATCGCCCGCTTACGTCTTCCTCCGCTACAGCAGGGACTTCGGCGACAACTGGCAGTTGGTCCCGATGGATGCTCTGCAGGGTAATGGCTTCGATATCGTCGAACGACCCGGACGCAAGGAGGTATTCTGGTGGGGCACGGACCAGACGGTGGCGACCGATCCGGAGCAGATCGAGGTCCGCGTCCGCGCGATCGCGATGGCCCGGATCCCAGCCGGGCGGTTCGTGATGAAGGCCCTGCCGGGCGGCGGACGGGACGAATCGAGAAAGACTGGTCCGGACACGAACCTGCCGCTCTATTTCATGGCGAAATGCGAAACGACGGTCGCGATGTACGCCGATTACCTCAACGAGGTCGGCGGTGACGGCGCGGGCTGGAACCCCCGAATGGCCCGGGCCGACCGCTGCGGCATCGTCCAGGAGAGCAACCACACCTATAGCGTGGCCCCCGGCCGGGAGGACTATCCAGTCACGTATGTCTCGTGGTACGACGCGATGGGCTTTCTGCGGTGGTGCGGCTTGCGACTGCCGACCGAGGCCGAGTGGGAGAAGGCCGTTCGCGGCGGGCTCTACCTCGACGGCGACCAGACCAGAGCCCAGCCGAACCCCAAGCCCGAGCGCCGCTACCCCTGGGGCGACGAGGCCCCGGATGAAGGGGGCGTGTACCGCTGCAACTTCGACGGCGAAGACGACGGCTTCGAGCGTCTGGCGCCGGTGGGCCGCTTCGGCAAGTTCGCCAGTCCCTATGGCATCTGCGACCTGGCCGGAAACGTCGCCGAATGGACGCTCGACTGGTACTCGACCTCGTACCACGTCGGCCTCGACGGGTTCCGCACGGTCCGAGGCGGCTCATGGATGGCCGTGCCCGAAGGGTGCGACGCCGTCACGGGTGCGACGCAACTGCCGCTGCAGGAAAGCTCCATCATGGGCTTTCGCGGCGTCCGAGCCACCGCCACCGCTCCGTAG